A window of the Dioscorea cayenensis subsp. rotundata cultivar TDr96_F1 chromosome 14, TDr96_F1_v2_PseudoChromosome.rev07_lg8_w22 25.fasta, whole genome shotgun sequence genome harbors these coding sequences:
- the LOC120276159 gene encoding uncharacterized protein LOC120276159: MNRFNLVCWNCRGISSGDISNRAHNFIRKFKPLIVCFVETKANEDRVYRFCQKLPADWDWAAILADGFSGGIIVAWNKIIGTVSPVVSSRRALHLVISNNVYSNCLISVIYNASNSQSQRNLWYELSKLSAFNIPWFLIGDFNAITSSEEHRGGSFAYYSRKALNFLNFIEANNLLDLQFSGPKYTWCNNQSGVARRWAMLDRGLINLAWSSLFGSYTLRHLPRLHSDHAPLLFSGFKHISNHKSSFRFENYWIDYIGCHNAVHSAWDFHPYGNPIHAFTHLLARSRSKIIDWRASGLSNLDADIINTENAITSLEVTDSLNADDLPVLEEMYAKLTALQRLNSKKWSQRARMQWIRDGDMNTKFFHNINAPVGTSTPFLKFEISMGLLSLIDVLAALPDDLPCLSSVDCDFLSREVSREEIHMTVLDLPSGKSPGPDGFNAEFYKFFWADIGDQLTDAIQYFFANSIMPFSWGKTFISLIPKKDNPSSVSDYRPISLCNVCYKVISKILANRLKLVLPKLIGREQVGFVVGRCAFDNIIALQEVVHSLEKDYLHPPRMLIKIDIEKAYDTVSWNAILATLTKMNFPSSWISWISACLHSTSFSLLINGQPSPWFKSCRGIRHGDPLSSFLFIIVSQNLTSILNHAQNLGMIPGFCNLLKYNFNHLMYADDLILITHASRRIARNINLCLSIYSNISGQCPNVNKSAVFFPSWFNSRVTKSISSILNFNIASFPLTYLGVFVSPKRLAKQVFNSMVIKITRQCSRWNQSFLSPAAKVVLINYSLLSIPIYYLSVCPVYDTTLQEINRVVRRFFWHKGSNRNGIPAVAWDDITRSKTEGGLAIRNLIHAKHSLMAKNILHYYNYDDFIWVDILHVKYGGNNSWVDVPPAQCSWFFKGLLSSAHKLRSCFWIKTVNPNKTSLLYHPWCLDIPLAFKPTYINSDLDLQSMNLCDFLCNDSWDWNKLFMLFGENFLFFTNKLGVIDCRSSNHWVWSPKSGSSKLASSVYHFLNHNHNWVGWKKLWELNVAPRVKHFIWLVFRGRISTSEYLYSIGLGPRNACALCGLKLETIDHLFVQCPRAIDVWTSVCQKLNISISFLDGFRSGSWITFDGHSLFIKSVIAGL; encoded by the exons ATGAACCGATTTAATCTTGTGTGCTGGAACTGTAGGGGCATCTCTTCGGGGGATATCTCCAACAGAGCTCATAACTTCATTCGTAAGTTTAAACCTCTTATTGTTTGCTTTGTTGAGACTAAAGCTAATGAAGATCGGGTATATCGCTTCTGTCAAAAGCTCCCTGCAGATTGGGATTGGGCCGCAATCCTTGCTGATGGATTCTCAGGGGGTATAATAGTTGCTTGGAATAAAATTATTGGTACTGTCTCTCCTGTTGTTTCTTCTAGGAGAGCCCTGCACTTAGTTATTTCTAATAATGTTTACTCTAATTGTCTTATTTCTGTCATTTATAATGCCTCTAATAGCCAGTCTCAGCGTAATCTCTGGTATGAGCTTTCTAAACTCTCTGCTTTTAATATCCCTTGGTTTCTCATCGGGGATTTTAATGCTATCACTTCTAGCGAGGAGCATCGTGGTGGTTCGTTTGCTTATTATTCCCGTAAGGCTCTTAATTTTCTTAACTTTATTGAGGCTAATaatcttcttgatcttcagttTTCAGGTCCTAAATATACTTGGTGTAATAATCAATCTGGAGTTGCTAGAAGATGGGCTATGCTTGATCGTGGCCTGATTAATTTGGCTTGGTCTTCCTTGTTTGGCTCTTATACTCTCCGGCATCTTCCGAGATTGCATTCTGACCATGCCCCTCTTCTTTTTTCTGGTTTTAAGCATATCTCTAATCATAAAAGCTCctttagatttgaaaattattggaTTGATTATATTGGTTGCCATAATGCTGTTCATTCTGCTTGGGATTTTCATCCTTATGGTAATCCTATACATGCGTTTACTCACCTTTTGGCTCGTTCTCGCAGTAAAATCATCGATTGGCGTGCTTCTGGGTTGAGTAACTTAGATGCTGATATTATTAATACTGAAAATGCCATTACCTCTTTGGAAGTTACTGATTCCCTTAATGCAGATGATCTCCCTGTGCTTGAGGAGATGTATGCGAAGCTCACTGCACTCCAGCGTCTTAATTCCAAAAAGTGGTCTCAACGTGCTAGAATGCAATGGATTCGCGATGGGGACATgaatacaaaattttttcataacatTAACGCACCCGTAGGCACTTCAACACCATTTCTCAAATTCGAGATATCAATggggcttctttctctaatcg ATGTTTTAGCTGCCCTTCCGGATGACCTTCCTTGTCTTTCTTCAGTTGATTGTGATTTCCTTTCGAGGGAGGTTTCTCGGGAGGAAATTCACATGACCGTTTTAGACCTTCCTTCAGGTAAAAGTCCTGGGCCCGATGGATTTAATGcagaattttataaatttttttgggctGATATTGGTGATCAATTAACGGATGCGATTCAATACTTCTTTGCTAATTCGATTATGCCATTTTCTTGGGGTAAGACTTTCATTTCTCTTATCCCTAAAAAGGATAATCCCTCCTCTGTTTCTGATTATAGGCCGATATCTTTATGCAATGTTTGTTACAAAGTTATATCCAAAATTCTTGCTAATAGATTAAAATTAGTCCTTCCTAAACTCATTGGTCGAGAACAAGTTGGTTTCGTGGTTGGTCGGTGTGCTTTCGATAATATAATTGCTTTGCAAGAGGTTGTGCATTCTCTTGAAAAGGATTACCTgcacccccctaggatgttaattaaaattgatatcGAGAAAGCTTATGACACTGTCagttggaatgcaattcttgctacCTTAACTAAAATGAACTTCCCTTCTTCTtggatctcttggattagtGCCTGTCTTCATTCTACTTCTTTTTCATTGCTTATTAATGGTCAACCTTCACCTTGGTTTAAATCTTGCAGGGGTATTAGGCATGGTGACCCTTTGTCTtccttcctttttattattgtttctcAGAACCTTACTTCTATTCTTAATCATGCTCAAAATCTTGGGATGATTCCTGGATTCTGTAATTTACTTAAATATAACTTTAACCATCTTATGTATGCAGATGACCTTATTCTTATCACTCATGCTTCTAGAAGGATTGCCAGGAATATTAATTTGTGTCTATCTATTTACTCTAATATCTCTGGTCAATGTCCTAATGTCAACAAATCTGCTGTCTTTTTTCCCTCTTGGTTTAACTCTCGGGTGACCAAAAGTATCAGCTCCATTCTTAACTTTAATATAGCATCTTTCCCTCTTACTTATCTTGGTGTTTTCGTTTCTCCCAAGAGGTTAGCTAAGCAGGTATTTAATTCTATGGTTATTAAAATTACTAGACAATGCTCTAGATGGAATCAGTCCTTTCTTTCTCCTGCTGCTAAGGTGGTCCTTATCAATTATTCTCTGCTCTCAATTCCTATATATTATCTTTCTGTTTGCCCTGTTTATGACACTACCCTCCAAGAGATTAATAGAGTTGTTAGGAGGTTCTTTTGGCATAAAGGTAGCAATCGAAACGGTATTCCTGCTGTTGCTTGGGATGATATTACTAGATCTAAAACTGAGGGGGGGTTGGCTATCCGTAATCTAATTCATGCAAAGCATTCCCTTATGGCCAAAAACATTCTCCACTATTATAATTATGATGACTTCATTTGGGTGGATATCTTGCATGTTAAATATGGTGGGAATAATTCTTGGGTTGATGTGCCTCCCGCCCAATGTTCTTGGTTCTTTAAAGGTCTGCTTAGTTCGGCTCATAAACTTAGATCTTGTTTCTGGATTAAAACTGTGAATCCTAATAAAACATCTCTGCTTTATCATCCTTGGTGCTTGGATATTCCATTAGCATTTAAACCCACTTACATTAATTCTGATTTGGATTTGCAGTCGATGAATTTATGTGATTTTCTTTGCAATGATAGTTGGGACTGGAACAAATTGTTCATGCTTTTTGGAGAGAATTTCCTCTTCTTTACTAATAAGCTGGGTGTTATTGATTGTAGATCCTCCAATCATTGGGTTTGGTCTCCCAAGTCTGGGAGCTCTAAACTTGCTTCCTCTGTTTATCATTTCCTTAATCATAACCATAATTGGGTGGGGTGGAAGAAACTTTGGGAGTTAAATGTTGCTCCTAGGGTTAAACACTTTATTTGGCTTGTATTCAGGGGTAGAATTTCCACTTCTGAATACTTATACTCCATTGGTTTGGGTCCCCGTAATGCATGTGCTCTTTGTGGGTTGAAATTGGAAACGATTGATCATCTTTTTGTTCAATGCCCTCGTGCTATTGATGTCTGGACCTCGGTTTGTCAGAAGCTTAATATATCTATTAGCTTTCTGGATGGATTTCGGTCCGGTTCTTGGATTACTTTTGATGGGCATTCCTTGTTCATCAAATCGGTCATTGCTG GGCTGTGA